The genomic DNA CTGGGATAGCTCCGATTGGTAGTTTGAAAAGTGATGGCGTCCACTCGGACGAAGCTGGAGTATGTCGAAAGGCTATAACTTCAGGAACAGCAGAGGTAGAGCTCTCCTCTCGTTCAAAAGGCACTCATGCGGCCGAGGCTTCAGTAGAGGCTTGTGGTAAAGATGTGGCCGATTCGACAAGCGTGGTTGATCGACGTCTTTTATGGCATCGATGGAGGATTAGGGCTTTGGCGGAGGTTGTGGACTCGAAGGGAATAGCTATCAGCAGCAAAGAGGGTCGTGTAGGTGGAAACTGCTCGGTGTTGGTGGCTGCATCGATCCCAATGGCTCGACTCATTTCCTCCTCGCCAATCAGATCCTTGAAGGGGTCGATGGACAACAACTCGTGACTCTCCATTTCAACTTCCCCATGAGTGTCCATCTCTTCATCTATTAACTTTGTGGAGTCACTCAACAAGGCCTTCCACATAGTTTTAGCtgcaaaatagaaaaaaaacacACAATTAGATCCAATAGCAATAAGAGGATGAATTTCTCACCGAAGTTGTCAAACAATCTGATTCAGATGGGACTTAATCCAAATATGTACAGCACTCCCTCAGTTAGCAACTTATGAATATGGTACTTCAGACAGGCTAGCTAAGCGGAGGTCGTGAGGTAGATCGGCTCCCACTTGTACTTGTTTAACTTAAGAGGATTGGGCAATTCCATTTGCCACCCAAGAAGGTTACTGGATGAGCCGGTCAGAGATAGAAGTAGTGAGACTTCCAGCCTCTATTGGACGaggacattttatcaaaaaatactaCACCCACTCGAGCTTGGAAAATAAAAGCGCCCGGCTCGAATttcttgggatagtagaagtagtggaagacgcGGAGTACAAGGAGACTAGGTATACATGGAACAATACAATGACCCCACATAGTAGCATGATGGAGTTAGGTGATAATTGTTGCAAAGGGATATAAAAATAGGAGCAAACTTCGAAGAAAAAAGGGTGCAAAGGGAAACGAAGGTCGACCGTGAAAAAAGCAAGAAAGTCAACTGGAGGAAGATGGGGGCAGTCGTAGCCAGAGGGGATAACGAGACGATGGTTAGGGGGAATACTGTAAGTGGAACACATCTAGTCCACCTCCTCACCATTGAAGTTAGAGGTTGTGGAGGTGTACCAGAGACTGTGTATAGCGACAGGGGGAGTGGACACCATGAAAAGAGGACAAAGAAGATCGAAAGAGGGAAAGACATATGACTTACTAGAGGATCAAAGGGTTTGAATAATCATCGGCAACGGCAAGTAGAAaacagagaagaagaggaagatgaagagaggaatgtgaaaacgatgaagtggcaaCAAAGCGTAAACCTTAAAAACCCTACTAATGAGCCATGAGAGTCGTTTGATCAAGAGCATAGAAAGGAGAGATTTAATCTTGATCATTAAATTTGAACTAGTAACGGTCACATTAATTATCGGCATACGCCTGTCACATCATACATTTTCTCTATTAGCATTTGACACATGATAACAAAATACCAGCAGTATTTATGAGGGATATGAGGTAATAAACATACTTGTGATAAAAAGACATGCTCATCATATTCAGTATTAATGATAAGTAACGCGCCCTGTTTCCAAGGTACCAGAGTAGCGTCAGCTTGAGTCAAACGATAGTACAATGAATAAGCGTCCGATCGGAAAATGTGGGATCCCAAAGGCACCAGTAACTAGGTATAACACTATAAAAAGAACGGAAGTCCGATCGGAGGATAGGGAGCACAAACAACACAAgcgtctagtcagtcggacttgcagcctctttCAACTAAACttaaaggggaggcttgtgatacgatgAATAGGATAGGGCCCCCAAATAAGATCAAAGTCTAAGAGGCTGGCTAACATGGCTGCAAAGTCAATGAGTGGTCAACTCTCAAAGCTAGCGCAATCCATCATCTCGGCTAAGAGGTTAGCCGATCGGACCGTTCGGCCAGTCGGACACTGATCCCCTAGTATTGATGAAGCACTGAGTCAAGTCTAGCTCGGTTGTATCCTTCAGAGCCCAGTCCTCTTCATCAATCAGAGATAGTGCGATTAACTAGCTCGGCCGAGTAATTCAACCAATCAGACCTTTAGTCTGATAAGACAAATTAGACACTCAGTCTTTCAGAATTCTCAGGCCAAATGAAAAGATCGAGCGAAGACTAAGTCTCCAACTATAATCCTTTAATCCAACCTAGACAGTACGCTAGTTAAGCAAATTAAAGgtctcattatttttttttttacgttttgTGTGACGAATGATAACTGATATGGTTAGCattggaggggcccaagaggaaagggtgagaaaGGTCACGGCCATATAGCGGtgaaaagtcaagaggacgtggcggtcaatagtcaagctgactaggcagtcaaaaGGCTAGCCTATGGAATAGGCAGAGGTCAGGCAGACTGGTTGTTCAAGCAGGCTAGGCCGCGGGAAAACAAAGGAAGTCGGCAAGCGGAACCTGGGgtataggtcgggatcggcaaaGCTGGGCAGAGGCAGCTCAAACTGCAGGCCTATGGTCGAGGGACAGGACACAAATCAAAGGTCGGGCgcggcagagctgtgtagagacggctcggtatgcaggtctgcgactcgaaggcccggaagtgcaagccacaaatcacaggtcgtacgcggcagagctgtgtagagacggctcgatatgcaggtctgcgactcgaaggtccggaagtgcaagccacaaatcacaggtcggacgCGGCAGAGTTGCGTAGAGACGGCTCGGTatgcaggtctgcgactcgaagatccaggagtgcaagtcacaaatcacaggtcggacgcggcagagctgtgtagagacggctcggtatgcaggtctgcgactcgaagatccggaagtgcaagtcaccagTCACAGGTCGGAAGTGACAGGGTTGTGTGAAGACAGCCCGAATACAGACCGTGATTGACAGGGCTGTTCAGGGTTAGCTCGACTAACAAGTAACGCATAGAGGCGAGATCTGGTCGAGGGGTGTGAGGTAGGGGCAGACCGCGATAAATAGGACGAGCTAAGCTGTGCAGGAGTCGGAGGATCACAACTGTTTGTCAATAGTAATCATTGCATACCAAGGAGGTGTGcggaggcggaggttcctaagcgagaggatgctctcataaccaatggtagcctgacagatgtccttcactaCGAGACAAAACCCCTGCGTAAAGGcgaaggttcctaaacaagaagatgctttcaggaccaatagcagcacgacaggtgtcggggatatacgacaaagcccagcatctaacgttttctgacaggttggcaggttctggaagcaaggcgggtgcataaaaatgaggagattcctcgtacgcgggtacgcacACTCTCGTCATTTTTTCCTTTCACAACTTTTCATTTTTCGTTTCTCTCTGTTTTCTTCTGGGAAAAAGGACctcacttgagcgtcggaggatctgatccggggactttttccctgggtttttggtctctaacgtgagggggggattgtctgagtgtgcgtagggtcctgcagcagcgtcagccacccgtagGAGCCGGATCacctacgactttccgtcaacaaccagaccaccgcgaccagcctccgtccgactcaacCTTCGGACGGGATCAATAACTCTATGTGCCAGGCACATAGATTACGagtccattaaaaaaaaaaatcaaaacgtCTTTACTATCTTatctttttttaaacattttaaaattcatgtaaaaacaaaatactaacacTAAAAAAAAGTCTTTATTTACCGACACAAAACGCAAAACTCCGCAATTTTACTCATTCACCACCGCTCATCGTTTTAATATTCACTCTATTTATTCACTATCTTCTACCGATAACTGACTACCCCTCTTCATTGTGCTATTTACTACCTTCTACCGATCATTAACTTGAATGTCAAATTACCTCACCTGCACAAGAACTCCTTCTTTAGGCCGATTACTACCGCTCATTTTCACATACAAAATCATTCGAAATCAGCCCAGCCAGCCATCTTTCCTGTTTCTAAGACAGGATCAGCGGCGAAGTGGAGCTCAAACTGAATTAGGTCACATTCAGGAGTTCGGGATCAGTGACCTATGGGAGTGGGAGTGATCGATCcaattttttgaaagttttcatCCAACCGTTTTTAAGCCGTTATTAAGATAAATTCATCCTTTAACTTGATGATTGTCTTGATTTAATGCAGAATGTTATGTCTTTTGGCACGCACAACAATTCATGAAGCCCATTGCAGTAGCAGAGAAGATGAAATCAGTACACACACAAAAGCGAATCCTTCGTCTACTTAATGTCGATTACCCTCGCGTTGCTCTTCTTTTCCTCCGCCCTTGGTATGTAGACCCGCAGCACGCCGTCCCTCAGCTCCGCTGTGATCTCGTCCACCTTCGCGTCCTCCGGCAGAAGAAGCGTCGTGTTGTAGTACCCGTACCTATGCGCGTACCACCTCCCCTCATCCTCCTCGTCCTCCGTCGTCGACTCCCCGCCCCCCACCACCACCCCCTCATCGTCCTCCACCTCGTCCTCCACCTCCCCGGTAATCACCAGCATCCCGTCCTCCACGGTGACGCGCACGTCCTCCTTCCGCAGCCCCGGCACCATGAACCGGAGCTTGTAGCACTTGTCGTCCTCCTTCAACCGGCCAAGAAGCCGCGACGGCGACCAACTTTTCAGCAGCCGGTTCAGGTTCTCCGACACCTGCATCAGCGCGTTACCCAGCCCTGCGTTTCCATTGAATTCACGTCAAAACTCTACATACTGACTCGTAAATTAAACAGGGATTAACCGTTTCATATAAAtcaccagagttcatatggaggGGGAAGTGGTCCCGCGGATTCCTCCAAGAGAGCCAACGCCGGCCGCGGCCCCGAGCAGGTGCCGGCGAAGACGTTTGAGTCACCTCCACCTGGACGCTGCTTTTGTCGTCGTCTCTGTTTTCAATTGCGGAAGAGGAGTACGGCAGCGGAAGTGGAGGAGCCGGAGCCAGGCCTTGTTTTAAGCGCGCGGCGGCGACGATGGTGCTCGGAAAGCAGCGGCCGCGCAGAGCACCGGTGAGGAAAGCACGAGCCAACGACATGGTCCAATTAAGCAGCAGAAGTACCGCTCCCTGTGGTGAGattgcgagagagagagagagggggggatATAAATTACTGGATTACAGGAAGAGTCCTGAGACTTCTCGGAGGTGCACGAATTGGACACCTCATCGAAGAAGATACACACGCGTACTGCTGAGACAAGAGCAGTAATTGGATAGAAAGCGCGACAAATCAGACAAAAACAGAGCTGAAGCAGGAAGAAGAGGGTTCTGGAGAGGGTGGATCCGATGCCCCGTTGGTTTTTTGGTAATTTGATGACACTACTTTGATATTTagtacttttatatatatatatatatatatatatatatatatatatatatatatatatatatatatatatatatatataacgtgaTCTGAAAAAAAATTCCTGGGGAATCCATTCTTTAACcgattttctaaaaatattttaaataaaaaatatataactgTTTGACTCGGTGTAAtctcataaatatatatatatatataacgtgaTCTGAAAAAAAATTCCTGGGGAATCCATTCTTTAACcgattttctaaaaatattttaaataaaaaatatataactgTTTGACTCGGTGTAATCTCATAAATCTACGGGATTTTAAATAGATCCAATCGAACATATCTAGACTCATTAATAAGTTTTGATCGAAATTTATTAATGGACCTATATAGATTCGATTGAACTCATTTTAGGtcctataaatttttaatattacaaGGAGTTAAATGatactatctattatttattttgacttctcagtagtattaaaatatttttagaataatcAGCTAAAAAATctcatatcatgcccacgttggacctgatatagaATTATATCATGCCCATTTGGGATTTTTTTTCATCGATTGTTCCATTAGTATTTAACGCCTTCCGAGAAGTTGAAATAAGCAATGGAAAGCACCTTTTGACTTCTTACAGCCTCAAAAATTTACAAGATTTAAGATGAATCTAATCGGATctatctaggtccatcaatagatTTCAATCCGATTAGACCAATTTTATGTCAAAACCTATTGATAGAGTTAGAAAGGTCGGATTAGATCAATTACTATTTTTAGCATTCCTAATAGTGGTtcaaaagttttgaaaaaaaaatctctatttttttttatgcttttatttttttttctcaaacctGCTATGTGAGATCAAGCTCATCTTTGGacttgatatggggagatatcaggtccaataaaaagaaaaaaaaacaaaagattttTTCAACTA from Zingiber officinale cultivar Zhangliang chromosome 4A, Zo_v1.1, whole genome shotgun sequence includes the following:
- the LOC121973438 gene encoding 26.5 kDa heat shock protein, mitochondrial-like, giving the protein MSLARAFLTGALRGRCFPSTIVAAARLKQGLAPAPPLPLPYSSSAIENRDDDKSSVQVEVTQTSSPAPARGRGRRWLSWRNPRDHFPLHMNSGLGNALMQVSENLNRLLKSWSPSRLLGRLKEDDKCYKLRFMVPGLRKEDVRVTVEDGMLVITGEVEDEVEDDEGVVVGGGESTTEDEEDEGRWYAHRYGYYNTTLLLPEDAKVDEITAELRDGVLRVYIPRAEEKKSNARVIDIK